A window from Puniceicoccus vermicola encodes these proteins:
- a CDS encoding LacI family DNA-binding transcriptional regulator — protein sequence MRVNLRTVAAEAGVSVATASIALRGLKNIKPETKQRVLEAARQLGYVRDPQLASALTFVRQKEKAIFRETLAFMADVPNPRYSEYPWLEEEFRGASEYARANGYQLERHPYPDEKKQQMVLNRQLKARGIRGLVITPALKRGPFRLSIDWENFIAVEIGQTLIEPNLPEIIHDVPDDYAHMFEELRLRGYNRIGFTITKHDEIRRHWAMMSAYLVFQHKHKELHKLQPLESPTASWSNELLAPWFRREKPDVIVTNGPHLGRWLHQIGRCVPDDVGICRIDAMNGPDSGLRPNYIAMGYAAIETLASRLERNTQGRHTPNSVLSIPNFWFEGKSLRPRPQSAPAMGLRLYSSSSF from the coding sequence ATGCGTGTCAATTTGCGAACGGTTGCCGCCGAAGCGGGTGTTTCCGTGGCTACGGCCTCGATTGCTTTGCGGGGTCTGAAGAATATCAAACCGGAAACGAAACAGCGAGTGCTCGAAGCGGCTCGTCAGCTCGGGTACGTGCGCGACCCGCAACTCGCGAGCGCACTTACTTTCGTACGACAGAAAGAAAAAGCCATCTTCCGAGAAACTTTGGCTTTTATGGCGGACGTCCCCAACCCCAGATACAGCGAGTACCCTTGGCTAGAAGAGGAATTTCGAGGTGCTTCGGAGTACGCAAGGGCCAATGGCTACCAACTGGAGCGCCACCCGTATCCGGATGAGAAGAAACAACAAATGGTTCTCAACCGTCAGCTCAAAGCACGGGGGATTCGCGGCTTGGTGATCACACCCGCACTGAAACGGGGCCCGTTTCGTTTGTCGATCGATTGGGAGAACTTCATCGCAGTTGAAATCGGCCAAACGCTGATCGAACCCAATCTCCCCGAAATCATTCACGACGTGCCCGATGACTATGCGCACATGTTTGAAGAACTCAGATTACGCGGGTACAATCGCATTGGTTTTACAATTACGAAGCACGACGAAATCCGCCGCCATTGGGCGATGATGTCAGCTTATCTGGTATTTCAGCACAAACACAAGGAACTTCACAAACTTCAACCCTTGGAGAGTCCGACGGCCTCTTGGTCGAACGAACTGCTCGCGCCTTGGTTTCGGCGAGAGAAGCCGGATGTAATTGTAACGAATGGCCCGCACTTAGGACGTTGGCTCCACCAGATAGGCAGATGCGTGCCGGACGACGTAGGGATATGCCGAATCGACGCCATGAACGGCCCCGACTCCGGACTCCGTCCCAACTATATAGCCATGGGATACGCGGCGATCGAGACCCTCGCATCAAGGCTGGAAAGGAACACGCAAGGTCGACACACCCCAAACTCGGTCCTCTCCATCCCCAATTTCTGGTTCGAGGGAAAAAGTCTACGTCCCCGGCCTCAATCCGCTCCAGCCATGGGCCTCCGACTCTATTCCTCCTCTTCTTTCTAA
- a CDS encoding beta-galactosidase, with product MSVSFVGRSPYFLLLVFSAFIPGLVPEAVAGPEEALFWSYDEPGALPEDWNGIICELDESESTPDGGPSLKVTPLHALGELRWPPYLVFSTDTRSLLGVGEVEISCWAKSDSSARISMRVTNENARPFSETQRFDLRNDWEKIEFSAPLTETVSGKWASVPRLIFSQYEPGESVYLGPLTVRFVGSGLQEDPSEMLDLPKGWIGVDMDNLYIQQGSALDFTEFGGTSQAGIHGRVIANSSGELAFADQPNAPVRFLSLQWIPRFPPGFRNWSDEQIESFAAAVARQGYNMVRFHFLDDYLSGNNRAAALKSASPDSLALAMLAEDVHWDEKALDRTHYLMAQLKEHGIYWNIDLMTTYVGHGNDQFILNGSAASLENAPFNTKVQMYVNPMFRSNWKAGARKLLNEVNPYTGLAPKEDPALAIVMCLNEQEILLPHREYGSELNEPWHVFLTEKYGDYENLREAWAGKCGSIELPESGRIDTDVPSINRTALSDTQAGLDMARFVGEMEVEMSEFYLSFLKELEYEGLVTNWNMRTRIGSVPARSLFPVVSMNQYHAHPKYIKGGAIVSQDSALASGGNSFKGQSVARFLDRPFLNTEFGHLFWNRYRHEQGILHGAGAALQGWGALTRHGNQVVDEVESMSYFNAGYDPISRASEVQAAFLFRRGDVRSSPHTIEIPLTDDYIFREGRALRALDDELARMWPLSRIGITYGEPRVEIDPDLVVLPGQTAEIKGDQMFSVVEDASSRERIERMVGELRELQILGPENRTDPAAGIYESDTGEVLVRTGNGGEMMVETTRFLGAVMKFDRPLSVGPMQILRCTEPASISLISIDSDRSRGLPDSRRILLVLATDARNYGMEFTDATEDTASSMGELPVLLQTAELKVLLSGVRADLGFKLFALGMDGSRRSELPISVDAQGRLLIELDTQDLGAMGGTPFFEVVREDWDKENE from the coding sequence ATGTCCGTTTCGTTCGTGGGTAGGAGTCCTTACTTTTTGCTCTTGGTCTTCTCTGCTTTCATCCCGGGATTAGTTCCGGAGGCAGTGGCTGGTCCCGAAGAGGCATTGTTCTGGAGCTATGATGAGCCGGGAGCTCTGCCGGAGGACTGGAACGGGATCATTTGCGAGCTGGATGAATCGGAGTCGACACCCGATGGGGGCCCGAGTCTCAAGGTCACTCCTCTTCACGCCTTGGGAGAATTGAGATGGCCGCCCTATTTGGTGTTCTCGACCGATACCCGTTCCCTTCTAGGAGTAGGTGAGGTAGAGATTTCCTGTTGGGCGAAAAGTGATTCGAGCGCCCGGATAAGCATGCGCGTGACGAATGAGAACGCTCGTCCATTCAGCGAGACCCAACGCTTTGACTTGAGAAACGATTGGGAGAAAATCGAGTTCTCGGCTCCGTTGACAGAAACCGTATCCGGGAAATGGGCCTCCGTTCCCCGCTTGATCTTCAGCCAGTATGAACCAGGCGAGAGCGTTTATCTCGGGCCCCTTACGGTCCGGTTTGTGGGGAGCGGATTGCAGGAAGATCCTTCGGAGATGCTGGATCTACCCAAAGGGTGGATCGGGGTGGATATGGATAATCTCTATATTCAGCAGGGTTCAGCGTTGGATTTTACGGAGTTCGGTGGAACCTCTCAAGCAGGTATCCATGGCCGGGTGATCGCAAATTCTTCGGGTGAACTGGCATTCGCGGATCAGCCGAATGCGCCGGTCCGCTTCCTTTCTCTTCAATGGATCCCGAGATTTCCTCCCGGCTTTCGGAACTGGTCAGATGAGCAAATCGAGAGCTTTGCGGCAGCAGTCGCCCGTCAGGGATACAATATGGTGCGTTTCCATTTTCTGGATGACTATCTGAGCGGAAACAATCGGGCTGCCGCGCTGAAATCCGCGTCGCCCGATTCTTTAGCTTTGGCGATGTTAGCCGAAGACGTGCATTGGGATGAAAAGGCGCTTGATCGGACCCATTATCTCATGGCTCAGTTGAAAGAGCACGGCATCTACTGGAATATTGATTTGATGACGACCTATGTCGGTCATGGAAACGATCAATTCATTCTGAATGGTAGTGCTGCCTCGCTAGAGAACGCTCCATTCAACACGAAGGTGCAGATGTACGTCAATCCGATGTTTCGGTCCAATTGGAAGGCGGGAGCGCGCAAGTTGTTGAATGAAGTCAACCCTTACACAGGTTTAGCGCCGAAAGAGGATCCTGCACTCGCGATCGTAATGTGTTTGAATGAGCAGGAGATTCTCCTCCCTCACCGTGAATATGGGTCGGAACTCAACGAACCATGGCATGTATTTTTGACGGAGAAGTACGGAGATTATGAGAATCTGAGAGAGGCTTGGGCGGGAAAATGTGGTTCAATTGAATTGCCGGAATCCGGCCGCATCGACACGGATGTTCCCTCGATCAATCGTACCGCACTCAGCGATACTCAGGCAGGTTTGGATATGGCCCGGTTCGTTGGAGAAATGGAGGTTGAAATGTCTGAGTTTTACCTCTCTTTCCTCAAGGAGTTGGAATACGAAGGCTTGGTCACCAACTGGAATATGCGCACCCGGATCGGATCAGTTCCGGCAAGATCACTCTTTCCGGTGGTCAGCATGAATCAATATCACGCTCATCCGAAATACATCAAAGGAGGTGCAATTGTTTCCCAAGACAGTGCTCTGGCGAGTGGAGGGAACAGTTTTAAAGGCCAGTCGGTCGCCCGGTTCCTGGATCGACCCTTTCTCAATACAGAATTTGGACACCTTTTCTGGAATCGCTATCGTCACGAGCAGGGCATTCTTCATGGCGCAGGGGCAGCCCTTCAGGGGTGGGGGGCGTTGACTCGGCACGGAAATCAGGTCGTCGATGAAGTGGAATCGATGAGTTATTTTAACGCGGGTTACGATCCCATTTCCCGTGCGTCTGAAGTGCAGGCTGCGTTTCTCTTTCGACGGGGGGACGTGCGGAGTTCTCCGCATACCATTGAGATTCCGCTGACCGATGATTACATTTTTCGGGAAGGTCGCGCGTTGCGCGCATTAGATGATGAGCTGGCACGCATGTGGCCGTTGAGTCGGATTGGGATTACTTACGGTGAGCCACGCGTTGAGATTGACCCGGATCTCGTGGTTTTGCCGGGACAGACGGCCGAAATTAAAGGTGACCAAATGTTCTCCGTCGTCGAGGATGCTTCTTCCCGCGAGAGAATTGAGAGAATGGTGGGGGAGCTGCGTGAATTGCAGATCCTTGGGCCCGAAAATCGAACCGATCCAGCGGCTGGAATTTACGAAAGCGATACGGGTGAGGTTTTGGTGCGGACTGGTAATGGCGGCGAAATGATGGTGGAAACAACGCGTTTTCTTGGCGCCGTCATGAAGTTTGATAGGCCCTTGAGTGTGGGACCGATGCAGATTCTGCGATGCACGGAGCCCGCATCTATCTCCTTGATTTCGATTGATTCCGACCGCTCACGAGGACTACCGGATTCGAGGCGGATCCTTCTGGTCTTGGCGACGGATGCCCGCAACTACGGGATGGAGTTCACGGATGCCACTGAGGATACCGCGAGCTCAATGGGAGAACTTCCGGTCCTTTTGCAAACGGCCGAACTCAAAGTTCTCCTGAGCGGAGTCCGGGCGGATCTCGGTTTCAAGCTCTTCGCATTGGGCATGGATGGGAGCCGACGAAGTGAACTCCCTATTTCGGTAGACGCTCAGGGCCGGTTATTGATTGAGCTTGATACTCAGGATCTAGGAGCGATGGGAGGAACTCCCTTCTTCGAAGTGGTCCGTGAAGATTGGGATAAGGAGAACGAATAA
- a CDS encoding DUF1559 domain-containing protein, translating into MHAFRIISRKRGFTLIELLSVIAVIGILAGIIIPVVGRVRESARKADCINNIRQITTGMSLYAGENGNKTPPPSISGDASNQKNTWGYMLWPYIYGSYDNYNDRASDGPQNCLQMGTPVYEPCPDNVFRCPANRIGDYPAYGGRVLPSRHSYGFNFGVGSSPVGGSARMTPVNLFLVTDPAKTAMTLECSAPFANRDVFRMFGLAPHGGELNVAFYDGHIESMTPEKIPSSSSDPFWSL; encoded by the coding sequence ATGCATGCTTTCAGAATTATATCGAGGAAGCGTGGTTTTACCCTCATCGAATTGCTTTCTGTAATTGCGGTGATCGGAATATTGGCTGGGATTATTATTCCAGTTGTAGGGCGAGTCCGTGAAAGCGCACGGAAGGCGGATTGTATCAATAATATTCGCCAGATAACGACGGGAATGTCGCTCTATGCCGGGGAGAATGGAAATAAAACTCCACCCCCGAGTATCTCTGGCGATGCTTCGAATCAGAAGAATACCTGGGGTTATATGCTTTGGCCCTATATCTACGGGAGCTATGACAATTACAATGACCGTGCATCTGATGGTCCGCAGAACTGTCTCCAAATGGGGACTCCCGTTTATGAGCCATGCCCGGATAACGTTTTCCGCTGCCCTGCGAACCGAATCGGCGATTACCCCGCATACGGTGGACGCGTACTGCCCTCGAGGCATTCTTATGGATTCAATTTTGGAGTGGGCAGTTCTCCGGTGGGAGGGAGTGCTCGTATGACGCCCGTTAACTTATTCCTCGTAACGGATCCGGCGAAGACCGCGATGACTCTGGAGTGTTCGGCTCCGTTTGCGAATCGTGATGTCTTCCGCATGTTTGGGCTCGCTCCTCATGGGGGAGAACTAAACGTAGCCTTCTACGATGGCCACATCGAATCAATGACTCCCGAGAAAATTCCCAGTAGCAGTAGCGATCCTTTCTGGTCGCTGTGA
- a CDS encoding alpha-galactosidase, producing MKEERTRGIASWGGGKLTLGNDCFEESWSLVSDGFLQPTALRRVDGPEWSGKEESTTSSDSLWKAEFRCERQCLHPCAIEAFVVTLRLESRVDSRHWRIFRFQVYPGLAGSILEVFGPGVEESLEKYGQGISSMEVREADGVEIRPNGRLDVSLPDEILPPLVLKQRHCTLRQIEFVDQTDHHADFVCEREWMMHPSEKALPLRTNVICLEQNRAENAGEGILWVLLAPLRHVREPWSPPYDFLISFEVESLKVRALGLGYPMARLTYRGGRVGAAFELQKLQRVLHEWDPSRDGLIVSNTWGDRAAASHLNEAFLRREIEAARALGVEVVQIDDGWQKGETVNTVKDPQAGVWNGFWAADPDFWKPHPERFPDGLRPVVDAAEAAELELGLWFAPDSSSDFQNWEKDAEVLLALWRELGVRHFKLDAVKLRSRLAEQRFHQLCDYVLACSQGKVLFDFDATAERRPTYWGRLSGGPMFLENRYTDFGNYYPHQTLRALWDLTRYGFLPSRLRLEFLNSDRNEDRYPSDDPLAPKHWPASYQLATVLPTSPLAWFEMSEITAARRDEWGQLLACWKPHRIAFQRGEILAIGERPNGFSWCGFLSYDLKSEGAPLYAFVFRELAQNEEFEFDLPSVWRLAPRALGAVEQIAGNAQVSVSSAERIRIKLPEQRDFSILRWSIEKRKELYE from the coding sequence ATGAAGGAAGAGCGAACGAGAGGAATTGCGTCGTGGGGTGGGGGGAAGCTGACTCTCGGTAACGACTGTTTCGAGGAATCGTGGTCTCTCGTTTCGGATGGTTTTCTGCAGCCCACGGCTCTGCGGAGAGTCGATGGTCCTGAATGGTCCGGGAAAGAAGAATCCACCACTTCCTCAGATTCTCTTTGGAAAGCAGAGTTTCGTTGCGAACGCCAGTGTCTTCATCCGTGCGCAATCGAGGCCTTTGTCGTGACGTTGCGGCTTGAATCGCGCGTCGATTCCCGGCATTGGCGTATCTTTCGGTTTCAGGTCTATCCGGGTCTCGCGGGTTCAATTCTTGAGGTGTTCGGCCCCGGGGTAGAGGAATCTTTGGAAAAGTATGGGCAGGGAATATCCAGTATGGAAGTCCGCGAGGCGGATGGGGTCGAAATACGACCCAATGGACGATTGGATGTAAGTCTGCCGGATGAAATTCTGCCCCCTTTGGTCTTGAAGCAGAGGCATTGCACTCTGCGCCAGATCGAGTTCGTCGATCAGACCGATCACCATGCCGATTTCGTTTGTGAGCGAGAGTGGATGATGCATCCTTCCGAGAAAGCACTTCCGTTGCGCACGAATGTAATTTGCTTGGAACAGAACAGGGCGGAAAATGCAGGAGAGGGGATCCTCTGGGTTTTACTCGCTCCCTTGCGTCATGTGAGGGAGCCGTGGAGTCCTCCCTATGATTTTCTGATTTCTTTCGAGGTGGAAAGTCTAAAGGTCCGGGCGTTGGGGCTCGGTTATCCTATGGCGCGTCTGACCTATCGAGGAGGAAGGGTCGGGGCAGCATTTGAGTTGCAGAAACTCCAGCGGGTTTTGCACGAGTGGGACCCATCCCGTGACGGCCTGATCGTGTCCAACACGTGGGGAGACCGTGCGGCAGCGTCCCATTTGAATGAAGCGTTTCTTCGGCGCGAGATCGAAGCTGCTCGAGCCCTTGGAGTCGAAGTTGTTCAGATTGACGATGGCTGGCAGAAAGGGGAAACCGTCAATACGGTCAAGGATCCTCAAGCGGGAGTTTGGAACGGTTTCTGGGCAGCAGATCCCGATTTTTGGAAGCCCCATCCGGAACGTTTCCCGGATGGGTTGCGACCTGTCGTGGATGCTGCTGAGGCAGCGGAATTGGAATTGGGTCTTTGGTTCGCACCAGACTCCAGTTCAGATTTCCAGAATTGGGAGAAAGATGCAGAAGTCTTGTTGGCACTTTGGCGGGAGCTGGGAGTTCGTCATTTTAAACTGGATGCAGTTAAACTCAGAAGCCGTCTGGCTGAGCAGCGGTTTCACCAGCTGTGCGATTATGTCCTGGCCTGTAGTCAGGGAAAGGTCCTCTTCGACTTTGATGCCACGGCGGAAAGGCGCCCTACCTACTGGGGTCGTTTGTCCGGCGGCCCCATGTTTCTGGAAAATCGGTATACGGATTTTGGGAATTATTATCCTCACCAAACGCTAAGGGCTCTCTGGGACCTTACCCGCTATGGGTTTCTCCCGTCACGACTGCGACTTGAGTTTCTAAATTCGGACCGGAATGAAGATCGGTATCCGAGTGACGATCCGTTGGCTCCCAAGCATTGGCCGGCTTCGTATCAGCTGGCGACCGTTTTGCCCACCTCGCCCTTGGCTTGGTTTGAAATGAGTGAAATCACGGCGGCAAGGCGAGATGAATGGGGACAGCTATTGGCTTGTTGGAAACCGCATAGGATTGCTTTTCAGCGGGGAGAGATCCTGGCCATTGGGGAGCGCCCCAATGGATTCAGCTGGTGCGGATTTTTGTCCTATGACCTGAAATCGGAGGGGGCTCCGCTTTATGCCTTTGTTTTTCGGGAGCTGGCCCAAAATGAGGAGTTCGAATTTGATTTGCCCTCTGTATGGCGGTTGGCCCCGCGTGCATTGGGGGCTGTTGAGCAGATCGCGGGCAACGCCCAGGTGAGCGTTTCGTCGGCAGAGAGAATCAGGATCAAACTGCCGGAGCAGCGGGATTTCTCGATCCTTCGATGGTCGATCGAAAAACGGAAGGAATTGTATGAATGA
- a CDS encoding cellulase family glycosylhydrolase yields MNELERKMEIQKDGSFGAVSIGVNYWASHAGIFMWQKWRPDVVEADFANLAEQGMEVLRVFPLWPDFQPVNNLRKWHATHVEYRNGEELLQRPDGLAEEMLERFSFVANCAAKHGLKLVVGLITGWMSGRLFVPPALEGLNPITDPEVVKWQLRFVHGIVDRFRSESSIVAWDLGNECNCMGKVTSEEESWAWTASIANAIRAVDPSRPIISGMHSLKADPKMPWSIRAQGELTDVLTVHPYPLFTPHCLREPLNTMRPLLHIAAESCFYSDLSGSPVIVEEFGTLGPTVCDSKVAAQLARVSVYDCWAHGVGSALWWCAYDQNELEEAPYDWLSIERELGLFKPNREPKPEALALASARQEIRDASSGIERLPSRKVEAVCLLTPGQDQWGAGFSAFVLAKQAGFDLRFHYSDQPLPDAPLYILPSVHNKAPLSRHRERELWEKIESGAVLYHSVALIGLAETNQRAGFDLIRHSERANTCSFSYGGQSFTVDSPMRFDLNLHSGTEILASEEDGSPIFLRCPQGEGEVYTLLFPLETFLANSAEVFLPGREPDYWKLYRKFSQRFIDRRVIRKESPWIGVTEHFLKNGDLLAILTNYSSDPVQTSLQIAPGWERDLSDGIDVEFDPCSSQLWRLKQETSKVGEDCGAFEPGVARAG; encoded by the coding sequence ATGAATGAGTTGGAGAGGAAAATGGAGATCCAGAAAGACGGGAGTTTTGGGGCGGTTTCGATAGGGGTCAATTACTGGGCTTCACACGCTGGCATCTTCATGTGGCAAAAATGGCGCCCTGATGTGGTCGAAGCGGATTTTGCCAATCTGGCGGAGCAGGGAATGGAAGTGCTTCGTGTGTTCCCATTGTGGCCGGATTTTCAACCAGTCAACAATCTGAGGAAATGGCATGCGACTCACGTTGAATATCGCAATGGAGAGGAGCTTCTCCAGAGGCCTGACGGTTTGGCCGAGGAAATGCTCGAAAGGTTTTCCTTTGTTGCGAACTGCGCAGCAAAACATGGGTTGAAACTCGTGGTCGGGCTCATAACCGGCTGGATGAGTGGCCGCCTTTTCGTTCCTCCCGCATTGGAAGGCTTGAATCCGATTACGGATCCCGAGGTGGTGAAGTGGCAACTACGGTTTGTTCACGGTATTGTTGATCGCTTCCGGTCAGAATCATCCATAGTCGCCTGGGATCTGGGGAATGAGTGCAACTGCATGGGAAAGGTGACGAGCGAGGAAGAATCTTGGGCGTGGACGGCATCGATCGCCAATGCCATCCGGGCCGTCGATCCATCGCGGCCGATCATTTCGGGAATGCACTCGTTGAAAGCGGACCCGAAGATGCCATGGTCGATTCGTGCACAAGGGGAACTGACCGATGTACTCACCGTGCACCCATATCCCCTCTTTACTCCACATTGTTTACGGGAACCCTTGAATACTATGAGACCATTGCTGCATATCGCAGCAGAGAGTTGTTTTTACTCCGATCTTTCGGGGAGCCCGGTGATTGTCGAGGAATTCGGGACTTTGGGGCCGACGGTCTGCGATTCGAAGGTGGCTGCCCAACTGGCCCGGGTGAGCGTGTACGATTGCTGGGCCCATGGTGTTGGCTCAGCGCTTTGGTGGTGTGCTTATGATCAGAACGAGTTGGAAGAGGCTCCTTACGATTGGTTATCCATCGAAAGAGAGCTGGGCTTGTTTAAGCCGAACCGGGAACCCAAGCCGGAAGCACTCGCCCTGGCCTCGGCCAGGCAGGAAATTCGGGATGCGAGTTCTGGAATAGAACGGCTTCCGTCCCGGAAGGTTGAGGCGGTCTGCCTTTTGACACCGGGACAGGATCAATGGGGGGCGGGTTTTTCGGCGTTTGTTTTGGCCAAGCAAGCTGGCTTTGATCTCCGATTTCACTACAGCGACCAGCCGCTGCCGGATGCTCCTCTATACATCCTGCCATCGGTCCACAACAAAGCTCCACTATCCCGACATCGTGAGCGTGAACTCTGGGAAAAGATCGAATCCGGTGCCGTTTTGTATCATTCGGTGGCTCTTATCGGGCTCGCGGAGACCAATCAACGGGCAGGATTCGATTTGATCCGTCATTCTGAACGCGCAAACACGTGTTCTTTTTCCTATGGGGGGCAATCGTTCACAGTCGATAGTCCGATGCGCTTTGATTTAAATTTGCATTCTGGAACAGAGATCCTTGCCTCAGAGGAGGACGGAAGTCCCATCTTTCTTCGCTGCCCGCAGGGTGAAGGTGAGGTCTATACTCTCCTGTTTCCTTTAGAGACTTTTCTGGCCAATTCGGCAGAGGTATTTCTGCCAGGGAGGGAACCGGATTATTGGAAACTCTATCGAAAGTTTTCCCAACGTTTCATTGATCGGAGAGTGATCCGAAAGGAGTCGCCATGGATTGGCGTGACGGAACACTTTCTGAAGAACGGAGATCTACTCGCGATTTTGACGAATTATTCTTCCGATCCGGTGCAAACCTCCTTGCAGATAGCCCCCGGTTGGGAACGAGATTTGAGTGACGGAATCGACGTGGAGTTTGATCCTTGCTCCAGTCAGCTTTGGCGTCTCAAACAGGAGACTTCGAAGGTGGGAGAAGACTGCGGTGCTTTTGAACCGGGTGTAGCGAGAGCTGGATGA
- a CDS encoding polysaccharide pyruvyl transferase family protein — protein sequence MKHVLLHSGWQTTNIGDVGHTPGTLRFIEQHIPEASVSVLLHDWSESVLAMLRQRFPRITFIPREGKDYRPMKEHVSAFEKADLVIQNSGMLYNRFFQPDLRLMQMCIEARKPFGLYGQSFDGFPNDQKTEVVELFNHASFIYCRDTLSLQFLRSCEVKPRRLAFGPDGCFGTDLRNEEGANELLQKLHLKAGEYLTVTLRTNSPNKGKAENILNPAHLSAELIAENDRWADQLRAVIIGWVLNTGRPVLLAPEVEKEVEMARTYLFDPLPHAIQSHVVGPETFWDLDTAASIYAKARAMVAMEPHSCILGIGAHTPSIHYYTPKHGQKAEMFADIGLHPWLLDIEEVQPDRVLDTLSKIDQDPESARQSARQAMEYVEKTTAVNMQWIRKVLGLTN from the coding sequence GTGAAACACGTTCTTCTTCATTCCGGCTGGCAAACCACAAATATCGGGGACGTGGGTCACACCCCTGGGACGCTCCGCTTCATCGAGCAACATATCCCTGAGGCCTCAGTCAGCGTTCTACTGCATGATTGGTCAGAGAGCGTCCTCGCCATGCTGAGACAAAGATTCCCCCGAATCACCTTCATCCCCCGAGAAGGGAAAGACTATAGGCCGATGAAGGAACATGTCTCTGCATTCGAAAAAGCAGACCTGGTCATTCAGAACTCCGGGATGCTGTACAACCGTTTTTTTCAGCCAGACCTCAGGCTTATGCAAATGTGTATCGAGGCTAGGAAACCCTTTGGTCTCTACGGACAGTCCTTTGATGGTTTTCCCAACGATCAGAAAACAGAAGTGGTTGAACTGTTCAACCATGCCAGCTTCATCTATTGCCGTGACACACTTTCCCTCCAATTCCTGCGATCCTGCGAGGTGAAACCAAGACGACTGGCATTTGGTCCCGATGGTTGTTTCGGAACGGACCTACGCAACGAAGAGGGTGCAAACGAATTACTCCAGAAACTCCACCTCAAGGCTGGAGAATACCTGACCGTCACGCTCCGGACCAATAGCCCAAACAAAGGCAAAGCCGAGAACATCCTGAATCCTGCCCACCTTTCTGCCGAACTTATTGCCGAGAACGATCGATGGGCCGATCAACTCCGTGCAGTGATCATCGGATGGGTCCTGAATACAGGAAGACCCGTTCTTCTCGCGCCCGAAGTGGAGAAAGAAGTGGAGATGGCTCGCACCTACCTTTTTGACCCGCTTCCACATGCAATCCAGTCCCACGTCGTTGGCCCCGAGACCTTCTGGGACTTAGACACAGCCGCGTCAATCTACGCGAAAGCACGCGCAATGGTAGCCATGGAACCCCATTCCTGTATTCTGGGAATCGGAGCTCATACGCCATCTATTCACTACTACACTCCCAAACATGGCCAGAAAGCAGAGATGTTTGCCGATATCGGGCTTCACCCTTGGTTATTAGACATTGAGGAGGTTCAACCCGACCGAGTGCTCGACACCTTATCCAAGATCGACCAAGACCCCGAATCCGCTCGGCAATCCGCCAGACAGGCGATGGAGTATGTCGAGAAAACTACTGCTGTGAATATGCAGTGGATCCGCAAGGTGCTCGGACTGACCAACTAG
- a CDS encoding L-arabinose isomerase family protein yields MKENSSKKVWFITGSQHLYGPETLKQVAANAETIAKALNADDSIPVEVVFKPIVTTPDEIRSTCVAASSEEDCIGLITWMHTFSPAKMWISGLNVLTKPICHLHTQFNRDILWDGIDMEFMNLSQSAHGGREYGHMLTRIRIPRKVVVGHWEESSVRAQVASWAGVALGWDEVRHLKVVRFGDNMHYVSVTDGDKVEAERVFGFEVNTHGIGDLVAVIKEASNKEVAAVCEEYADLYELTPELAKGGDRHDSLREAARIEIGLRRFLVEGGYGALSGA; encoded by the coding sequence ATGAAAGAAAACTCCTCGAAAAAAGTTTGGTTCATCACCGGCAGCCAGCACCTCTACGGGCCGGAAACCCTGAAACAAGTTGCCGCGAACGCCGAGACCATTGCCAAGGCTTTGAACGCCGACGATTCCATTCCGGTGGAAGTAGTCTTCAAGCCGATCGTGACGACGCCGGATGAGATTCGGTCGACCTGCGTGGCGGCGAGCAGCGAAGAGGATTGCATCGGGCTGATCACTTGGATGCATACCTTTTCTCCGGCCAAGATGTGGATCAGCGGTCTCAACGTGCTGACCAAGCCGATCTGTCACCTCCACACCCAGTTCAACCGGGATATTCTCTGGGACGGGATCGACATGGAATTCATGAACCTGAGCCAGTCGGCCCACGGCGGGCGGGAGTATGGCCATATGCTGACGCGCATACGGATTCCGCGCAAGGTGGTCGTCGGACACTGGGAGGAATCCTCCGTGCGGGCCCAAGTAGCCAGCTGGGCGGGAGTCGCCCTGGGCTGGGATGAGGTGCGTCACCTCAAGGTGGTCCGCTTCGGAGACAACATGCACTACGTCTCCGTCACCGATGGCGACAAGGTCGAGGCCGAGCGGGTTTTTGGATTCGAGGTCAATACCCATGGGATCGGCGACCTGGTGGCCGTGATCAAGGAAGCCAGCAATAAAGAAGTGGCCGCCGTCTGCGAAGAGTATGCAGACTTGTACGAACTAACACCCGAGTTGGCGAAAGGCGGCGACCGACACGACTCCCTTCGCGAAGCGGCCCGGATCGAGATCGGATTGCGACGGTTTCTTGTCGAGGGGGGTTACGGGGCTCTCTCCGGAGCGTGA